AAGACGATCTTGACGCCCTTGTGCAGATAGCTCGCAACGTCGATCCGCTCCCGAATCGTCGGGGCATCGAATTCCACCTTGGGGAAGATCGTCGCATCCGGTCTGAAGAAGACCGTCGTCCCGGTCCCGCGGGCCGCGCCGAGCTTCCTGACCGTGCCCTGCGGAATGCCCTGCTTGAACCGATGCTCCCACGACGCGCCGTCGCGCCTGACGGTGACCACGAGCTCCTTCGACAGCGCGCAGACCACGCTCGCGCCGACGCCGTGCAGGCCGCCGGCGGTCTTGTAGTTGCCCGGCTCGAACTTGCCGCCCGCGTGCAGCGTCGTAAAGACCACTTCGAGCGCGCTCTTCTTCGTCTGCGGATGCTTGTCGACCGGAATCCCGCGCCCATCGTCTGTGATCGTGACCGACGATCCGTCTTCGTGCAGCGTGACCGCGATGTTCGAGGCGTGGCCATTCATGGCCTCGTCGACCGCGTTGTCGAGGATCTCCCAGACCAGATGATGGAGTCCAGTTGACCCGACCCCGCCGATGTACATGCCAGGACGTTTCCGGACCGGCTCGAGGCCTTCCAGAACGGTAATGTCTTTGGCGGTGTAGGTCGGCATTCAGTAGGCGTCGGGACTCTGGCAGTCGAAAAATGGGCGCCGCCAGAGAAGCCAGCCAACGGCCGGCCTCGGGTGGACCACCCACACACAGATGATTGATTGATCTTAGCGTACTTGAGGTGTATTTTCCCCTCTTCTGCCTTCCGTCACTCTCCCGGACCGTCGAGCGCAGCCGGCGCCGCCAGATCCACGGGCACGATGCGTGTGAACTGTCCCCGTTGCAGAAGTTCCCGGCCCTTGCCCCCGCGGCCGGTCACTTCGTACTTGGTCGTGCTGATGGTCTGCTCGGCGCCCCGGCTCGTCTCGACGGTCAGCAGATCGCGATCGCCGGTCGAGGCGATGAATCCCAGCACCCGGTCTTCGTCCGGATTCAGCTTGATGAGAATGACGCCCTTGCCCGGCCCCGAGAGGAAGTTGATCTCGTCCACCTTGCAGAGCATCGCCCGCGCCTGAGCCGTCGCCGCAATGATCGTCTCGGAGCCCTCGATCTTCGCCACCCCGACCACCTCGACGCCCTCCGACGGGCGAGCAAACCGGCGCCCGGCCCGGGTGCTCGGCTCCACGAACCCGTCCAGCCCGAATCGAAGGCTGTACCCGTCGCTGGTGACGGCGACGGCGTGGCACGGCGGCACCTCCCCTTCCTTGTGCGGCTCGATATCCGGCGCCACTCGAGGATCCAGACTGAACGCCGCCACGACCTTCTCGCCGTCCCGGAACTTGAACAACCGCTGAATCGGTTCGCCATACCCGGTCGAAGCCGGTGTGTCCACGATTCGCGCCGTGTACGCCACGCCGAAATTGGTCAGGAACACCACCGACGCACGCGTGCTCCCCGGCAGCACGGCCATCACGGCATCCCCTTCTCTCAGGCGGGTCGCCGAGAGGTCCTTCACTTCCTTCTGCCGCTTTACCCACCCGTCGCGCGAGACGATCACGACGTTGTCTTCTTCGACGATGAAGTCGTCGGCCGAGTATTCAATCTCCTCCACCGATTCGATCAATGTGCGCCGGGGGTCGGCCTTCGCTGACCCGTGCTGCTTCAGCAACGCCTCGATGTCGGCGCGCACCAGCTTCCAGCGGCTGTCTTCGTCTTTCAGCAGCGAACCAATCTGTCGTGCCCGCTTCCGCTTCTCATCCAGCTCAGTCCGGATGGCCAGGATTTCCAGCCGCGCCAGCCGATAGAGTTTCAGCTCGAGGATGGCATCGGTCTGCTCGGCGTCGAGCTCGAACCGCGCCATGATCTTGCCGGCCGCGTCCGCCTTGCCATCCGACTTCCGGATGATGCGGATGATCTCGTCGAGGACGTCGAACACCTTCTCGAAGCCCTCGAGCACGTGAATGCGCCGGTTGAGCGACGCCAGTTCGTGCTCGAGCCGCCTGGTCACCACATCGAGGCGGAAGTGCAGGAAGTGCCACAGGATCGACTTGAGATCGAGGCGATCGGGGCGGCCGATCTCGGGATTCTCGGTCGGGATCAGGCACGTCAGGTTGACCGGGAACGAGGTCTGCAGCGGCGTGTGCTTGCACAGGTACGCCATCACCATCTTCTCGTCGGCGTCCTTCTTCAACTCCAACTGGATCCGCACATCGTCGGTCGACACGTCCTTGACGTCCACCAGCGGCGGCAACTTCCGGCTGAGCACGACCTCGGCAATGCGCTCGACCAACTGCGCCTTGTTCACCATGTACGGGATGCTCGTCACAAACAGCGTCTTGCCTCCGCGCGTCGTCGGCCCCGACTCCCAGGTGCCCCGCACGCGGATGCTGCCGGATCCGGTCCGGTAGATCGTCTTGAGTTCCTCGGCGCTGTTGAGCACGTGGCCGCCAGTCGGGAAATCCGGGCCTTTCACGTACCGGCACAACTGGACGCTGGTCAGATCGGGATTGTCGAGCAGCCTGAGCAGCGCCGTGCAGACCTCGCCGAGATTGTGCGGCGGCACGCTGGTGGCCATCCCGACGGCAATCCCTGTCGCGCCGTTGACCAGCAGGTTGGGCAGCCTGGCCGGCAGCACGACCGGCTCGGTCTTGGTCCCGTCATAGTTGGGCCTGAACGGCACCGTGTCGTGATCAATCTCCTCGAGCATCTGGTCCGACAGCCGAGCCAGGCGGCATTCGGTGTAGCGCATCGCGGCTGGCGCGTCACCATCGAGCGATCCGAAGTTGCCCGATCCGTCGATCAACGGGTAGCGCAGCGAAAAGGACTGCGCCATCCGGGCCAGCGTGTCGTAGATGGCCGAATCGCCGTGCGGATGGAAGCTCCCCATCACATCACCGACGACTTTCGCGCACTTCCGGCACTTGGTGTCGGCGGTGAGATTCTGCTGCCACATCGTGAAGAGGATGCGCCGTTGAACGGGCTTCAACCCGTCGCGAACGTCGGGCAGCGCGCGAGACGTGATGACCGACAGGGCGTAGTTGAGGTACTTCTCCTGGGCGATCTCGTGCAGCGCGACGACCGATTCACGCCCGCCTGCCGACGAGCGGCGATCACCGGCCGGAGGCCAGTTGCCCATTGGCGGCCATCCCGTCCCGGCGGACGGCCATCCCGTGTCCCCGTCGCCCGCCTGGTCGGCCGGGGCGTGCTCGATAATATCCAGCAACGTGGGATCAGATGGCTTGCGAGTGGGTGACAAGACTCAACTCCTAGGATTGGGGACCGGTTAGATTTCCACAGTTTGGCACGATTCGTTCTGGTCTGGCCTTCTGTGGTCTCGATCTCAACGTAAGGGCACGGCATGCCGTGCCCCTACGGCCAGCCGCAGCGCCCGGCGGTCTGGGGCGGCAATTCGCCACGGTCCCTTCATATTCGTCAGGGGTGAGGCACCACTCCCAACAACGCGACCAGTTCGGCCAGCACCATCGCCGTCGCGCCCCACACCTGCTCGCCACCGACATCGAAGAACGGCATCTCAATCTCGATCCCGTCTCTGATGCGCGTAGTGCGGCGATGGCGGGCGGGATTGACCAGGTCCGCCACCGGTACCTCGATGAGTCGATCAACTTCCGTCGAAGCGACGTGCACGGCCGGACGTCCCGTCATCGTGCCGACGACCGGATGCAACACGAAACCGCTGACGGCGATATGCACCGGGGTCAGGCGCCCGACGACCCGCACCGCGGACGGGTCGAGCGCGACCTCCTCATAGGCCTCTCTGAGCGCCGCGGCCTCAATTGTCTCGTCGGGATCGACCGCGCCGCCCGGCAGCGACACCTGGCCGCTGTGCTGCGGCATACTCGCCGAGCGCTTGGTCAGCAGGACTGTGGCGTCACCGTCGAGCGGAAACAGGAGGATCAGGCCGGCCGCGAGTCTCGCGCTCTCCGGCGCGAAACCCGGCTTCCAGCCGAAGCGAGGCCGTGGCGCCATGCTCAGGTGGGCGTCGAGACCAGGCAGGTGGCCTGCCTTCGCTTCGAGCGTCTCCACAACATCCGCCAACAGCATCCGGGCCACGCAAGTATCTTAGCAGCCCAGCACGAGCGAGACGACGGTTCCTCCGCGTCCCCGCTCACGCAGCAGTCGGTGATCTGCAGTCAGTACCGTCTACTTCTTGACCGGTTCCTTGGCCTTCTCCGGGACCGGGGGTTTCTTCAACGCCGCCCGCTCCTTGAGATGGTCCTCCATCTCGAGCCTCGGCACCCCGTCGGTCATCCACTTGGGCGCGGGCTTGCCCATCAGGTAGTGGTCGAAGAACTCCTTCATGCGGATCGTGTAGTCCTGCTGGTTCGCCCGCTTCGCCAGGCCGTGGTTCTCGCCGACGTACTCCAGCATGATCACGTTCTTTCCGAGTCTCCGGAGCGTGTTGTAGTACTCGACCCCCTGCGTGAAATCCACGGCGCCGTCCTTGTCGTTATGCAGGATGATGAGCGGCGTCTTGACGTTCTTCGCGAAGTTGACCGGCGAGTTGCGGACGTACGCCTCCCAGTTGTCCCAGTAGCCGCCAAGGAATCTCCCCTGGCTGCTCTCGAAGATCGGCTGGTTCGTGCTGCCGGAGTTCTTGTAGATCAGGCTGTACATGCTGACCATGTTCGTCAGCGGCGCTCCGGCGATGGCGGCGGCGAACAGGTCGGTCTGGGTCACGGCAAATGCCGTCTGGTACCCGCCCCACGAATGACCTTGTAGCCCGACATGCCTGGGATCGACGACGCCAGTCGCGATGGCCGCCTTGAGGGCCGCCGTGATGCACGCCACGGCCGACACACCAGGGTCGTTCACTTTGTAGGTGATGTCTGGCTGAAGCACCGCGTATCCGTTGCTCGTGTAGGCCGACTTGTTGAAGCCGTTCGCCGTGGGCGTCGTGAAGCTGTTGTGACCTTGCGTGAGTTTCTCGTAGATGTAAACAATCGTCGGGTACGTCTTGCCCTTCTCGTAGTTTGCCGGCAGAAACAGCGACCCCTGCAGCTTCTTTGGCGGCAGCCCCTTGCCGAGTGTCACGGTGTAGTCCACGAGCATTGAGCCGCTCGACCAGGCAAACGCTTTCACCTGTTCGTCAACCGCCGTGATCTTCCGGCCGGGCTTGAGCGAGGCGTCGGTGACGTAGAAATCTGCCGGATCCTTGGACGTGGACCTGGTGTAGAAGTAGACGTCTGCCTTGCCCGCCTTCTGCACGTTGAAGCTGGCATCGTCCCACAGCAACAGCTGTACGCCGGTCTTGCCCGGATCGAGCCTGGCGACGCCGCCCTTCTTCGTGTATTCCCCGAATGTCGCCACGTAGCGTGGCACGGAGAAGTCGACGCCACGCTCGTCCGGATCGAGGCGGAGGATTGAGCGGTAGCGGATGCCGTCCCTCTTGCCGTTCACCGTCAGATTGACCGCGGCGCCACCCGCCACGGGCACCTTCCAAATGTCCCACCCGTCCGACAGAAGCACGGCGTCGGCGTCCTTCGTCCAGCCGAGGGCAGGCCGCGGCGGCTTGGCGACGTTATGGTCGTCTTCGGTGTCGATGAAGGAGGTCGGCACTGTCGCCGTCAGGTTCACCGATTTCCCAGACGCCATGTCGTACGCGAAGTAGTTGCCATCGAGGTAGTAGTAGAACTTCGTACCATCGGTCGATGGCTGACCCATGTTCGGGGCCTTCTTGAGCGCCAGCTTCCGCTCGCCTGTCTGCATGTTGATGACGTACACGTCCTGATAGCGCCGACCGTCCAGGTTGCTCATCAATTCGTACGCGCGGACGTCGAGTCCGATCGCGAACCTCTCCTTCGGCGCGGGGTTCACGCTGCGCACCGTCTCGTCAGCGAGGCGGATGAACTTCTTGTCGTTGACCCTGTAGACGGACAGGAAGCTGAAGTTCTTGTCCGTCTCCTCCTGCACCTGCTGCTGCGACTGCAGGCGCGGATCCTTGTAGTGCCAGAGGACCAGGTCCACCTTTTCGTCGTCTTGGGCGCCGGATGCCGCCAACGGTGCTGGCGCCTCGGCGCCAGGGTCGACAGGTCTGGCCTCGGGCTTCGCGTCGGCCTTCTTGAGCGAGTGAATGCCAAATAGCAGGGCGCTCAGGTCCTCGGCCCAGGTCGCACCTCGCGCGGGACTGATCGCCATCCCCTCGGGGAAACCCTTGTCGGTGGCCGGGTCGTAGATCGTCTTCCGGGGTTCGGCCGCACCGAAGCCGGTGAACCCGATGGCGGCGTAAACCTTGTCTTTGTAGCGCTTGTCGTCGGAGCCCTTCACGACGGAGAGGCCGTCGCCCTTCTCGGTCCACGCCAGGCGTTCGTAGGACGCCTTGTCGCTGTCGAGCACCGTCACCACGCCGGATTCCATGTCCCGCAACTGCACGCCATTGCCGGCCTTCTCGGGGGCGTCAATGATGAGCGCAAGCCAGCGGCCGCTCTTGTCGAAGGCGAACTCGGCGACGTTGCCGATGTTGAGATCGAGCCCCGTTGTAAGCCCGTGCAGGATGAGGTCGGTACCTTTCGGCCGATCACTCGCGCCGCCCGCGACCGCGCCGGCTGCCGGCGCGCCACTTGGCGCCCCTGCTGCCGCGCCCGCCGCTCCTCCGGCTGCGCCGCCGGTCGCCGGCGCCTTCTGCAGGGCAATCCAGCCGCCTCGCTCACCGGCATAGACGAAGCGGCGGACATTCTCGATTGTCAGGTCCTTGCTGGAGGTGAGATCGAGCAACTGCACTTTGGCCTGGATCGGGCGCCGCTGCCGCCGGAGTCGCGCACTCTCGGCGCGAGTCGGATACACCATGAAGGCGACCCACTTCGCATCCTCGGAGAAGCGCAGCGTGGCCGGAGGCGGGCCGATCCCGCCAGAGGACGCGGGGCCGCCGGCGGCCGATGGCGATTCACCCACCGGGAACGTGTAGACCTTGTCGCCATCGGTCGCACGGACGATCACATCGCTGTCGCCCTCGATGGGCGACATTCGATACGCGAGCCAGCGCCCGTCGTTGGAAATCGCCGTCGCGCCCACGTTCTTCCAGGCCACGATATCCGCGAGGCCCATCGCGCGCCGGTCGCCCGCCGCCTGAGGATCGCGAACGGCCCCGGCCGGATTCAAGACGAGAACCCACACGAGAAGTGCCAACGTCACAGCCAGTCTTTTCATACCGCTCTCCCCCAGCCAGACCATTCATGCGCCAGTTGACGAGGTGCGCCCGACAAATCGGGGCATTCTAACCCGGTACCGGGGCGTAACCAGCTCTGGCGATCAGCTATGCAGCAGGGACAAAGAAGACGGAAGAGCCAGTACGCCGCACAGCGGCGCGTCGAGGCGCCGGGGCTGGATTCCGGCATTCGCCAGGATCACGACCCGGAAGCGTCATGCCGTCGCTCGCATCCAGCAGTGAGGCCGAAGCAAGCAGCAGGAGGACGGAGAGGTCTTCAGATGGCGGTAGCAGTCCCGCCCCGGTGTGGCGCCCATGCCGGCGTTCGGTGCCGA
The nucleotide sequence above comes from Acidobacteriota bacterium. Encoded proteins:
- a CDS encoding DNA topoisomerase IV subunit A, which encodes MGNWPPAGDRRSSAGGRESVVALHEIAQEKYLNYALSVITSRALPDVRDGLKPVQRRILFTMWQQNLTADTKCRKCAKVVGDVMGSFHPHGDSAIYDTLARMAQSFSLRYPLIDGSGNFGSLDGDAPAAMRYTECRLARLSDQMLEEIDHDTVPFRPNYDGTKTEPVVLPARLPNLLVNGATGIAVGMATSVPPHNLGEVCTALLRLLDNPDLTSVQLCRYVKGPDFPTGGHVLNSAEELKTIYRTGSGSIRVRGTWESGPTTRGGKTLFVTSIPYMVNKAQLVERIAEVVLSRKLPPLVDVKDVSTDDVRIQLELKKDADEKMVMAYLCKHTPLQTSFPVNLTCLIPTENPEIGRPDRLDLKSILWHFLHFRLDVVTRRLEHELASLNRRIHVLEGFEKVFDVLDEIIRIIRKSDGKADAAGKIMARFELDAEQTDAILELKLYRLARLEILAIRTELDEKRKRARQIGSLLKDEDSRWKLVRADIEALLKQHGSAKADPRRTLIESVEEIEYSADDFIVEEDNVVIVSRDGWVKRQKEVKDLSATRLREGDAVMAVLPGSTRASVVFLTNFGVAYTARIVDTPASTGYGEPIQRLFKFRDGEKVVAAFSLDPRVAPDIEPHKEGEVPPCHAVAVTSDGYSLRFGLDGFVEPSTRAGRRFARPSEGVEVVGVAKIEGSETIIAATAQARAMLCKVDEINFLSGPGKGVILIKLNPDEDRVLGFIASTGDRDLLTVETSRGAEQTISTTKYEVTGRGGKGRELLQRGQFTRIVPVDLAAPAALDGPGE
- a CDS encoding CoA pyrophosphatase, with translation MLLADVVETLEAKAGHLPGLDAHLSMAPRPRFGWKPGFAPESARLAAGLILLFPLDGDATVLLTKRSASMPQHSGQVSLPGGAVDPDETIEAAALREAYEEVALDPSAVRVVGRLTPVHIAVSGFVLHPVVGTMTGRPAVHVASTEVDRLIEVPVADLVNPARHRRTTRIRDGIEIEMPFFDVGGEQVWGATAMVLAELVALLGVVPHP
- a CDS encoding prolyl oligopeptidase family serine peptidase, with translation MKRLAVTLALLVWVLVLNPAGAVRDPQAAGDRRAMGLADIVAWKNVGATAISNDGRWLAYRMSPIEGDSDVIVRATDGDKVYTFPVGESPSAAGGPASSGGIGPPPATLRFSEDAKWVAFMVYPTRAESARLRRQRRPIQAKVQLLDLTSSKDLTIENVRRFVYAGERGGWIALQKAPATGGAAGGAAGAAAGAPSGAPAAGAVAGGASDRPKGTDLILHGLTTGLDLNIGNVAEFAFDKSGRWLALIIDAPEKAGNGVQLRDMESGVVTVLDSDKASYERLAWTEKGDGLSVVKGSDDKRYKDKVYAAIGFTGFGAAEPRKTIYDPATDKGFPEGMAISPARGATWAEDLSALLFGIHSLKKADAKPEARPVDPGAEAPAPLAASGAQDDEKVDLVLWHYKDPRLQSQQQVQEETDKNFSFLSVYRVNDKKFIRLADETVRSVNPAPKERFAIGLDVRAYELMSNLDGRRYQDVYVINMQTGERKLALKKAPNMGQPSTDGTKFYYYLDGNYFAYDMASGKSVNLTATVPTSFIDTEDDHNVAKPPRPALGWTKDADAVLLSDGWDIWKVPVAGGAAVNLTVNGKRDGIRYRSILRLDPDERGVDFSVPRYVATFGEYTKKGGVARLDPGKTGVQLLLWDDASFNVQKAGKADVYFYTRSTSKDPADFYVTDASLKPGRKITAVDEQVKAFAWSSGSMLVDYTVTLGKGLPPKKLQGSLFLPANYEKGKTYPTIVYIYEKLTQGHNSFTTPTANGFNKSAYTSNGYAVLQPDITYKVNDPGVSAVACITAALKAAIATGVVDPRHVGLQGHSWGGYQTAFAVTQTDLFAAAIAGAPLTNMVSMYSLIYKNSGSTNQPIFESSQGRFLGGYWDNWEAYVRNSPVNFAKNVKTPLIILHNDKDGAVDFTQGVEYYNTLRRLGKNVIMLEYVGENHGLAKRANQQDYTIRMKEFFDHYLMGKPAPKWMTDGVPRLEMEDHLKERAALKKPPVPEKAKEPVKK